DNA from Rhodopirellula islandica:
AAAGCGAGCCGCGGCGTAGGCGTTTTCGTCCCATGCGGGCTGGTTGCCTTGATCTCCTGCCGCGATTCGCAGCATTCGGTCCCCGGCAATTCGTTCCGCGTCGACGCAGTGTTCAATCACCTGGCGAATGGTCCACGCATAGGGTTTGTGGACCTTGTCAATCTGCTCCGCCGATAGGCTTCCTGCCAGTTCACAGACCCAGTGCAACTGGTCGTCCATGGCTTGCAGGATGCATTCACCAGGAACACGACGGGCCAATTCACAGTGATAGTCGAGCGACAATTCGTCTTCGCCAGGTCGGCGACTCTTGGAGCGGCTCACAGAAGCGTTGGCTTGCATCAGTTTTCAAACTCAATGACTTGAAGGTCGGGATGATTCTCAGCCAATGTGTCGATGACGTCGAATCCGATGCTGGTGTTGGCAACGTTCATGCTCTTGAGATTGGGCAGCTTTGCCAATTCCAGGAAGCTCTCATCGCCGAGTTGGGTCCCCGCAACGTTCAATGTTTTCAACTTGGTCATCTGCATCAACACAGGCAGTGATTCGTCGGTCACCGAGGTGGACTTCAGATTCAACTCTTCCAAGTTGACCAAGTCGCCGAACCCAGCCAATGTTTCATCGTTCGTCTTGGTTTCCCAAAGTCCGAGGTACGTCAGGTCCGTCAATTTACCCAATTGGGCGATTCCTTCAGGAGACGCCAGGCGGCATTCCGAAATGTCGACGTAGGTCACGGCGGGCAACTGCGAGATGACTTCCAGTCCTTTGTCATCCACCGACGAATCGCGAAGTTCAAATCGAGCCAGGGCTTTGTTGTTGGCGATGTGTTGGATGCCTTCTCCCGTCACGTCACAACCGCGAATTCGCAGACGCTTGAGCTTGGACAGCCCTTTCAATTCAGCCATCGCAGCGTCGTTGATTTTGGAATAATCGCCTTGCAACTGTTCCAGCGTTGCGGTCTGGCCCAGCATCTTCATCGTCGGACCGTTGATCGTCGTGCAGTAGTTGAAGTTGATGGACTTCAGCGGCAACGGGGCAAGTTGGACCAAGCCCTCATCGGTCACCTTGGATTTTTCCAGCTGCACATCGGCAAGTGTTTTGATCTTGGCAAGCGAATTCATGCCGGCATCGCCGATGTTGCTGTTCCGCAGATCGATCGCTCGCAATTTGCTCAACCCGGTGAGCAATTCCATGCCTTCGTCGGTGACGCCGGTGCGACGCAGGAACAACGCTTCGAGAGTGTTCATTTTGCCAACCGTTTCCAGCGTCTGGTCCGTGATCGCGGTGTCCGTCAGCGTCAAGCGTTTGAGTTTGGCAAGCGAAGTCAGGTTGTCCATTCCAGCATCGTCGATGCCAGGGCCATTGAAGGTGGCGATCAGCGTGTTGGGAATTCCGCTGAGATGCGGCAAGGATTCCGCGATGCCACCTTTTTGGTTGGCGATCGAAAACTCAACGACGTTGCCATCGTCGTTTTTCGTCAGGATGTAACCCGCGTCGGTCAGTGCGGCGACAGCCTCTGGATCGTCCGGCGTGGCCTGAGGAGGAACACTGACCACGGTCTCTTCGACTTCAGGAGTGTTCGCGTCCTGGCCGGTCTTGGAGTCGGAACGGGAACACCCGGTGAGGGCCAGACCACCGACGAGCAGTCCGGTCAACAGGGAACGATGAATGGTCATGGGACGAAGGCTTGGGCGAGAGAGCAAATTCAGTTTCATTTTGACGAGGGCAAATTGCCACGGGAAAGGTTCGGAGGGAGTGTGTCAGCCGTCTTGGACTGAGAAGGCCCTGCATTCTAGCGTCGATCGACTTGGACTTCTTCCCCTACTTTTTGCCCAGTGCACGCTTGGCAGAGAAGAACTCGGTTAATAAATGGCCGCACTGTTCGGCCATCACGCCATGGGTGATTTCGCAGCGGTGATTGAGGCGTGAATCGGTCAGCACTTCGTACAAACTGGTCACCGCCCCTGCCTTGGGATCGCTGGCCCCAAAGACCACCCGCGGCACGCGAGCCTGCAGAATCGCCCCCGCACACATCAGGCAGGGTTCCAGCGTCACGTACAGCGTCGTTTGTTCCAAACGCCAGTTTTCGATCGAAGCTGCCGCCTGGGTGATCGCGATCATCTCCGCATGAGCCGTGGGATCATGCAAGGCTTCCCGCTGATTGGCCGCTGCGGCGATCGCGGTTCCCGATCGCACGATGATCGCTCCAACCGGAACCTCATCTTCCATCGCGGCAGACTGAGCCATCTCGATCGCCCGCTGCATCCAGTGACGATCAATGTCCAAGGGGTCCAAACTCATGGGTTTCCCGCTGGTGTGATTGCGGAGGCTTCTTCGCTCGGCGATTCAGGCTTTTCAGCGGGGGACTGATCGTCCAAACGGCGAATCTCCAGGCCTCGGATTTCACTCTCGCATTGAAAATTTGCGATCCCCAACGGCAGGCATGGATCCATCTCGATTCGGATGTCAAACGTGTGCTCGGATCGGTTCACGTTGGACCATTCTGAATCATCGATCCAAGTGGTCACGGTTTCCTTGTCGACTCGAATCCGGATGTTGTACCAATGCTTGTTTTCGAAGTCTTTGTACCCGGTGGTTTCGTTGCTCGATGCGTCATTCCCATCGATGCTGCTGATTCCAACCACACCGCCGCCCCAGCCCCCCAGCACAAAACTGCAGTGTTCTTTACCGACAGGGAACGTCACGGCCGCGAAAAAGTCGAACCCGTCGGTTCGCCGAGCCTGCAGACGCAGTTCGTAGTTCTCCAGTGGAAAATCACCGGTCCAGCGGATTCCGGTCAGCGGGTCGCCCATCCCCAGACGGAACAACTCACCGGTCGCAGGCAGCTTCGCGGAATCGTCCTGAGCAGTCTTCTTCCAATTTTCTCGTGTGATTCCGCCGTCCCCACCAAAGTGGGCTTCGTCCCATTTTCCTGCCAATGGACGCCATTTGAACTGTGAT
Protein-coding regions in this window:
- a CDS encoding DinB family protein, whose product is MQANASVSRSKSRRPGEDELSLDYHCELARRVPGECILQAMDDQLHWVCELAGSLSAEQIDKVHKPYAWTIRQVIEHCVDAERIAGDRMLRIAAGDQGNQPAWDENAYAAARFGLGNMRELISELGFCRQANATLLRRINPTAWDNVGTVDGNRISVRGMAWVAAGHLLHHLEIIEQRCEIQVPRGPQMT
- a CDS encoding leucine-rich repeat domain-containing protein produces the protein MTIHRSLLTGLLVGGLALTGCSRSDSKTGQDANTPEVEETVVSVPPQATPDDPEAVAALTDAGYILTKNDDGNVVEFSIANQKGGIAESLPHLSGIPNTLIATFNGPGIDDAGMDNLTSLAKLKRLTLTDTAITDQTLETVGKMNTLEALFLRRTGVTDEGMELLTGLSKLRAIDLRNSNIGDAGMNSLAKIKTLADVQLEKSKVTDEGLVQLAPLPLKSINFNYCTTINGPTMKMLGQTATLEQLQGDYSKINDAAMAELKGLSKLKRLRIRGCDVTGEGIQHIANNKALARFELRDSSVDDKGLEVISQLPAVTYVDISECRLASPEGIAQLGKLTDLTYLGLWETKTNDETLAGFGDLVNLEELNLKSTSVTDESLPVLMQMTKLKTLNVAGTQLGDESFLELAKLPNLKSMNVANTSIGFDVIDTLAENHPDLQVIEFEN
- the tadA gene encoding tRNA adenosine(34) deaminase TadA, translated to MSLDPLDIDRHWMQRAIEMAQSAAMEDEVPVGAIIVRSGTAIAAAANQREALHDPTAHAEMIAITQAAASIENWRLEQTTLYVTLEPCLMCAGAILQARVPRVVFGASDPKAGAVTSLYEVLTDSRLNHRCEITHGVMAEQCGHLLTEFFSAKRALGKK
- a CDS encoding family 16 glycoside hydrolase, encoding MAAKSDAETKNTAKSQFKWRPLAGKWDEAHFGGDGGITRENWKKTAQDDSAKLPATGELFRLGMGDPLTGIRWTGDFPLENYELRLQARRTDGFDFFAAVTFPVGKEHCSFVLGGWGGGVVGISSIDGNDASSNETTGYKDFENKHWYNIRIRVDKETVTTWIDDSEWSNVNRSEHTFDIRIEMDPCLPLGIANFQCESEIRGLEIRRLDDQSPAEKPESPSEEASAITPAGNP